In a genomic window of Rhodovulum sp. P5:
- a CDS encoding Na+/H+ antiporter NhaA, with product MYRVWNFVTNYSLLLIGGAVLALAWVNLHPHSYHDFVEFVLIDNFFIGHAHEVEGHIHRTLTVHYLVNDVLMAFFFAIAAKEVWEAIILKNGSLRGKKAATPLFATAGGMLGPITVYLGLAAILGSDTFDAVSRGWAIPTATDIAFSYLVGRIVFGAGHPAVRFLLLLAIADDAAGLIILAVFYPSGELQPLWLLVSAGASLATFVFFNWLPRILDRGDQLRPVSSWVRKYLSFWPYAVAGAVSWYGFQEAGLHPALGLLPVVPAIPHADRAFGIFSEAEQYLTDLLNQIEHMLKYPVEVILFFFGLCNAGVEFSSIGTPTWLVLAGLLIGKPVGVLVFGWLAAHPLRLGLPQGMRTADLFVVGCVAAIGFTVSLFIASVAFTGGTTLEGINVQDAAKMGALFSFGAAIIAITVGKVLRVEKQQ from the coding sequence ATGTATCGCGTCTGGAATTTCGTCACGAACTATTCGCTGCTCCTGATCGGGGGCGCGGTCTTGGCACTGGCGTGGGTGAACCTGCATCCCCATTCCTACCACGACTTCGTCGAGTTCGTTCTGATCGACAACTTCTTCATCGGCCACGCGCATGAGGTCGAGGGGCATATCCACCGAACGCTGACGGTCCATTACCTCGTCAACGACGTTCTGATGGCTTTCTTCTTCGCCATCGCCGCGAAAGAGGTGTGGGAGGCCATCATCCTCAAGAACGGCTCTTTGAGGGGCAAGAAGGCGGCAACGCCGTTGTTTGCCACGGCGGGGGGCATGCTGGGGCCGATCACGGTGTATCTGGGTCTGGCCGCGATCCTTGGGTCTGACACGTTCGATGCGGTGTCCCGCGGATGGGCCATCCCGACCGCCACCGACATCGCATTTTCCTATCTCGTTGGTCGTATCGTCTTTGGCGCGGGTCATCCCGCGGTTCGGTTCCTGCTGCTTCTGGCCATTGCCGACGATGCGGCGGGGCTGATCATCCTTGCGGTCTTCTATCCGTCCGGCGAGTTGCAGCCCTTGTGGCTCCTCGTATCGGCGGGGGCGTCGCTGGCGACCTTTGTCTTCTTCAACTGGTTGCCGCGCATTCTGGACCGGGGCGACCAGTTGCGCCCGGTTTCAAGCTGGGTGCGAAAGTATCTCAGCTTCTGGCCCTATGCCGTTGCCGGTGCAGTCAGCTGGTACGGGTTTCAGGAGGCGGGGCTTCACCCCGCGCTGGGCCTTTTGCCGGTGGTGCCGGCCATTCCCCATGCTGACCGGGCCTTCGGCATCTTTTCGGAGGCCGAACAGTACCTGACGGACCTGTTGAACCAGATCGAGCATATGCTGAAATACCCGGTCGAGGTGATCCTGTTCTTCTTCGGCCTGTGCAATGCGGGGGTGGAGTTCTCGTCTATCGGGACGCCCACATGGCTGGTGCTCGCGGGGCTGCTGATCGGCAAGCCGGTGGGGGTTCTTGTCTTCGGTTGGCTGGCGGCACATCCGCTGCGCCTTGGCCTGCCGCAGGGTATGCGCACAGCCGATCTGTTCGTCGTCGGCTGCGTCGCGGCCATCGGCTTTACCGTGTCGCTGTTCATCGCCTCGGTCGCCTTCACCGGCGGAACGACGCTGGAAGGGATCAACGTGCAGGATGCCGCGAAGATGGGGGCGCTGTTCAGTTTCGGTGCCGCGATCATCGCGATCACCGTTGGCAAGGTTCTGCGGGTCGAGAAACAGCAATAG
- the rpmE gene encoding 50S ribosomal protein L31: MKKDLHPDYHIIDVKLTDGTIIQMKSCYGKEGDTLALDIDPSAHPAWTGGSSRLMDTGGRVSKFKKKYEGLGF; encoded by the coding sequence ATGAAAAAAGACCTGCATCCCGATTACCACATCATCGACGTCAAGCTGACCGACGGCACGATCATCCAGATGAAATCCTGCTACGGCAAGGAAGGCGATACGCTGGCGCTGGATATCGACCCGTCCGCGCACCCGGCCTGGACCGGCGGCTCGTCCCGCCTGATGGACACCGGCGGCCGTGTGTCGAAGTTCAAGAAGAAATACGAAGGCCTGGGCTTCTAA
- the rplS gene encoding 50S ribosomal protein L19, translated as MDMIAQLEAEQIAALDKKIPDFKPGDTIRVGYKVTEGTRSRVQNYEGVCIARKNGSGIAGSFTVRKISFGEGVERVFPLYSTNIDSIEVVRRGRVRRAKLYYLRSRRGKSARIAEDTHYKPKAEA; from the coding sequence ATGGACATGATCGCACAACTCGAGGCCGAACAGATCGCGGCCCTCGACAAGAAGATCCCCGACTTCAAGCCGGGCGACACGATCCGCGTGGGCTACAAGGTGACCGAAGGCACCCGCAGCCGCGTTCAGAACTACGAAGGCGTCTGCATCGCCCGCAAGAACGGCAGCGGCATCGCCGGCAGCTTCACCGTTCGCAAGATCTCGTTCGGTGAAGGCGTGGAACGGGTGTTCCCGCTCTACTCCACCAACATAGACTCGATCGAGGTCGTGCGCCGTGGCCGCGTGCGCCGTGCCAAGCTCTATTACCTGCGCTCGCGCCGGGGCAAATCCGCCCGGATCGCCGAGGACACCCACTACAAGCCCAAGGCCGAGGCGTAA
- the trmD gene encoding tRNA (guanosine(37)-N1)-methyltransferase TrmD yields MTDKPRSHGRLSISASLQPRDLMADRPRLKGAWTARIVTLFPDAFPGVLGLSLIGKALDQGLWALETIDLRPFGEGRHKNVDDTPAGGGAGMVLRADVVGAALDQAAIGTPKDRARWPVVYLSPRGKPFTQATAQRFAEADGLTLLCGRFEGVDERVLEEYGIEEISLGDFVLSGGEIAAQALIDSTVRLIPRVLGNQASTEEESFSDGLLEHPQYTRPAVWKGRAIPDILLSGHHAKIADWRRAMAERLTKERRPDLWRAYRETHGRDPDGDREL; encoded by the coding sequence ATGACGGACAAACCACGCTCCCATGGGCGGCTCTCGATCAGCGCCAGCCTGCAACCCCGTGACCTGATGGCCGACCGGCCGCGCCTGAAGGGCGCTTGGACCGCGAGGATCGTCACGCTGTTCCCCGACGCATTTCCGGGCGTCCTGGGCCTTTCCTTGATTGGCAAGGCGCTGGATCAGGGGCTTTGGGCGCTGGAAACCATCGACCTGCGCCCGTTTGGCGAAGGCAGGCACAAGAATGTCGACGACACCCCCGCCGGTGGCGGCGCCGGAATGGTGCTGCGCGCCGATGTCGTGGGGGCCGCGCTGGATCAGGCCGCCATCGGCACGCCGAAGGACCGCGCCCGCTGGCCCGTCGTCTACCTGTCGCCCCGCGGCAAACCCTTCACCCAGGCCACCGCCCAGCGGTTTGCCGAAGCCGACGGCCTGACGCTTCTGTGCGGCCGGTTCGAGGGCGTGGACGAGCGTGTTCTGGAAGAATACGGGATTGAGGAGATTTCGCTGGGCGATTTCGTCCTTTCGGGCGGAGAGATCGCCGCACAAGCCTTGATCGATTCCACGGTCCGCCTTATACCCCGCGTACTCGGGAATCAGGCTTCGACCGAGGAGGAGTCGTTCTCCGACGGCCTGCTTGAACATCCCCAGTACACCCGGCCCGCCGTCTGGAAAGGCCGCGCGATCCCCGACATTCTCCTGTCGGGTCATCACGCGAAGATCGCCGACTGGCGCAGGGCCATGGCCGAAAGGCTGACAAAGGAACGCCGCCCTGACCTCTGGCGGGCTTACCGTGAGACCCACGGTAGGGACCCGGACGGAGACCGAGAGCTCTGA
- the rimM gene encoding ribosome maturation factor RimM (Essential for efficient processing of 16S rRNA): protein MTDRVCVGVISGAFGVRGEVRLKSFCADPEAIADYAPLFDEAGKRSFDVTITRPVKGGFAARLSGVSTKEQGDALKGTRLFADRDRLPDLPEDEYYHTDLIGLEVVDTGGQVLGKVRAVLDLGAGDLLEVQGPGLKSTVLLPFTNACVPTVDLAAGRLIADPPEGLFP, encoded by the coding sequence ATGACCGACCGGGTCTGCGTGGGCGTGATTTCCGGGGCCTTCGGGGTCCGCGGAGAGGTGCGGCTGAAAAGCTTCTGCGCCGATCCCGAAGCGATTGCCGATTATGCACCGCTTTTCGACGAGGCCGGCAAGCGGAGCTTCGACGTGACGATCACACGCCCGGTCAAGGGCGGCTTTGCCGCGCGGCTGTCGGGCGTGTCCACCAAGGAACAGGGCGACGCGCTGAAGGGCACCCGGCTTTTCGCCGACCGCGACCGCCTGCCCGACCTGCCCGAGGACGAGTACTATCACACCGACCTGATCGGGCTGGAGGTCGTCGATACCGGCGGGCAGGTTCTGGGAAAGGTGCGCGCCGTTCTTGACCTCGGCGCCGGCGATCTTCTGGAGGTCCAGGGCCCGGGCCTGAAATCGACCGTTCTGTTGCCCTTCACCAATGCCTGCGTGCCGACCGTCGATCTTGCGGCGGGGCGTCTCATTGCGGATCCGCCCGAAGGGTTGTTCCCCTGA
- the bluB gene encoding 5,6-dimethylbenzimidazole synthase, producing MVVTDPLPHRFDHVFRDELFKLMRWRRDVRHFRSTPVDEDLLEKCLKAVRFAPSVGLSEPWRFLRLKSPEALTAARENFEFANAEALLGYKGEKAALYPRLKLSGMDEAPVQLAVFCDDGTEKGAGLGAATMPEMRRYSVVCSIAMFWLAARAEGLGVGWVSVLDPERLARDLNAPESWKLVAYLCVGWPALERDQPELEEIGWEMRDAALHIEER from the coding sequence ATGGTCGTCACCGACCCCCTGCCGCATCGTTTCGACCATGTCTTTCGGGACGAGTTGTTCAAACTGATGCGCTGGCGGCGCGACGTGCGTCACTTCCGGTCGACTCCGGTGGACGAAGACCTGCTGGAAAAATGCCTGAAGGCCGTTCGGTTTGCCCCCTCCGTGGGGCTTTCCGAACCGTGGCGCTTCCTGCGCCTGAAAAGCCCCGAGGCACTGACTGCCGCGCGGGAAAACTTCGAGTTCGCAAATGCCGAAGCCCTGCTTGGCTACAAGGGCGAGAAAGCCGCGCTTTACCCGCGGCTGAAGCTTTCCGGCATGGACGAGGCGCCTGTGCAACTGGCCGTCTTCTGCGACGACGGCACCGAAAAGGGCGCCGGGCTGGGCGCGGCCACCATGCCGGAAATGCGGCGTTACTCGGTCGTCTGCTCGATCGCGATGTTCTGGCTTGCGGCCCGGGCCGAAGGGCTGGGGGTTGGCTGGGTGTCGGTGCTCGATCCCGAACGGCTGGCCCGTGACCTCAACGCTCCGGAAAGCTGGAAGCTGGTGGCCTATCTCTGCGTCGGCTGGCCCGCATTGGAACGCGACCAGCCCGAACTGGAAGAGATCGGCTGGGAGATGCGCGACGCGGCGCTGCATATCGAGGAGCGGTAG
- the rpsP gene encoding 30S ribosomal protein S16, giving the protein MALKLRLARGGSKKRPFYRIVVTDSRMPRDGRFIEKLGTYNPLLAKDSEDRIKMDLDRVKHWMGQGAKPTDRVARMLEAAGVLEKQTRNNPKKAEPGTKAKERAEEKAAKAAEAAAAPAEEPAEATAE; this is encoded by the coding sequence ATGGCACTGAAACTTCGTCTCGCCCGCGGCGGCTCCAAGAAACGTCCCTTCTACCGGATCGTCGTGACCGACAGCCGCATGCCCCGCGACGGCCGCTTCATCGAGAAGCTGGGCACCTACAACCCGCTGCTTGCCAAGGACAGCGAGGACCGCATCAAGATGGACCTCGACCGCGTGAAGCACTGGATGGGCCAGGGTGCGAAACCGACCGACCGCGTCGCACGCATGCTGGAAGCCGCCGGCGTTCTGGAAAAGCAGACGCGCAACAACCCCAAGAAGGCCGAGCCCGGCACCAAGGCCAAGGAACGGGCCGAGGAAAAAGCCGCCAAGGCCGCCGAAGCCGCAGCTGCCCCCGCCGAGGAACCGGCCGAAGCAACGGCGGAATAA
- a CDS encoding chorismate mutase: MTDDATRAEALLKEHRDSIDRLDAILIYTLGERFKHTQAVGRLKAEHGLPPSDPAREERQIARLEDLARRADLDPEFAKKFLNFVIQEVIRHHIEHQK, from the coding sequence TTGACTGACGACGCCACCCGCGCCGAGGCGCTTCTGAAAGAGCACCGCGACAGCATCGACCGGCTGGACGCGATCCTGATCTACACGCTGGGCGAACGGTTCAAGCATACGCAGGCGGTGGGCCGCCTGAAGGCCGAACACGGCCTGCCCCCGTCCGACCCCGCGCGCGAGGAACGCCAGATCGCCCGGCTGGAAGACCTGGCGCGGCGGGCCGACCTCGACCCCGAATTCGCCAAGAAGTTCCTGAATTTCGTGATTCAGGAAGTCATCCGGCATCACATCGAACACCAGAAATAG
- a CDS encoding GNAT family N-acetyltransferase — translation MPLSAIPVIETQRLILRGPEAEDYPKFESTFTSYRARFMGGPLSEYESWMLYAAEIGHWQIHGFGMWMIHDRDTDATYGMAGGWFPKGWPEREIGWVIWPHAEGRGIALEAVHAVRHWCYETLGWETAVTYVDPKNISSVRLCERLGAKEDVAADTVDSHDIVYRHPSPAQLNGTQLADGIALEIGHYIDPLFKTKGVPLD, via the coding sequence ATGCCCCTGTCCGCCATTCCCGTGATCGAAACCCAACGGCTGATCCTGCGCGGCCCCGAGGCGGAGGACTATCCGAAGTTCGAGTCGACCTTCACCAGCTATCGCGCGCGCTTCATGGGCGGGCCGCTGTCGGAATACGAATCCTGGATGCTTTACGCCGCCGAAATCGGGCACTGGCAGATCCACGGCTTCGGCATGTGGATGATCCATGACCGCGATACCGATGCGACCTATGGCATGGCCGGCGGATGGTTTCCCAAGGGCTGGCCCGAGCGGGAAATCGGTTGGGTGATCTGGCCCCATGCGGAGGGGCGCGGCATCGCGCTGGAGGCCGTGCATGCTGTACGGCACTGGTGCTATGAGACGCTCGGCTGGGAAACGGCGGTGACCTATGTCGACCCCAAGAACATCTCCTCCGTGCGGCTGTGCGAACGGCTTGGCGCGAAAGAGGACGTCGCGGCCGACACGGTCGACAGCCATGACATCGTCTATCGCCACCCCTCTCCCGCGCAGTTGAACGGCACGCAGCTTGCCGATGGCATCGCGCTGGAGATCGGCCATTACATAGACCCGCTTTTCAAGACGAAGGGAGTGCCCCTTGACTGA
- a CDS encoding GNAT family N-acetyltransferase — protein MTVCFDIPVIETDRLILRGPQMSDIEPMLSFMTSDRSRFVRSKAEMDANTTWRALAHVAGMWHLRGYGSFVIEDKATGAAIGMTGPWHPITWPECELGWSIWPEAAEGEGYAFEAASAARDFAFGTLGWTTAVSYIDPANARSIALAERLGCRLDADAARPDDLTCLVYRHPAPEVCA, from the coding sequence ATGACGGTCTGCTTCGACATCCCGGTGATCGAGACCGACCGGCTGATCCTGCGCGGCCCGCAGATGTCGGATATCGAGCCGATGCTGTCCTTCATGACCTCCGACCGGTCGCGTTTCGTGCGCAGCAAGGCCGAGATGGATGCCAACACGACATGGCGCGCGCTGGCCCACGTTGCCGGCATGTGGCACCTGCGCGGCTATGGCTCCTTCGTGATCGAGGACAAGGCCACCGGCGCCGCCATCGGCATGACCGGCCCGTGGCATCCGATCACATGGCCCGAATGCGAACTGGGCTGGTCGATCTGGCCCGAAGCAGCCGAGGGCGAGGGCTATGCGTTCGAGGCCGCATCCGCAGCGCGCGATTTCGCCTTCGGCACGCTCGGCTGGACGACGGCGGTCAGCTATATCGACCCCGCCAATGCCCGCTCCATCGCGCTGGCCGAACGGCTGGGCTGCAGGCTGGACGCCGACGCCGCCCGTCCCGACGACCTGACCTGCCTCGTCTACCGACATCCGGCGCCGGAGGTGTGTGCCTGA
- a CDS encoding GNAT family N-acetyltransferase, whose translation MTEAPVIETARLRLRPHRIEDFEPFAALFASDRSRFIGGPLPRRRVWHGFASDVGQWGLLGFGAWGLERKMDGAFIGQVGLNKPDHFPERELGWLLFRRFEGFGYAHEAALAARDFAYGDLGFDTLVSYIDPENDRSIRLAERLGATRDSDVLGPDPGDLVYRHPAPARLQ comes from the coding sequence ATGACCGAAGCCCCCGTCATAGAAACCGCGCGCCTCAGGCTGCGCCCGCACCGGATCGAGGATTTCGAGCCGTTCGCGGCGCTGTTCGCCTCGGACCGGTCGCGGTTCATCGGCGGGCCATTGCCGCGACGGCGGGTCTGGCATGGCTTTGCCTCTGACGTGGGGCAATGGGGGCTTCTGGGCTTCGGCGCATGGGGGCTGGAGCGGAAAATGGACGGCGCCTTTATCGGGCAGGTCGGTCTGAACAAGCCCGACCATTTCCCCGAACGGGAACTGGGCTGGCTGCTGTTCCGCCGGTTCGAGGGGTTCGGCTACGCCCACGAGGCCGCGCTTGCCGCCCGCGACTTCGCCTATGGCGATCTGGGGTTCGACACGCTGGTCAGCTATATCGACCCGGAAAACGACCGCTCCATCCGTCTGGCCGAACGGCTGGGCGCGACCCGCGATAGCGATGTCCTCGGCCCTGATCCGGGCGATCTGGTGTACCGCCACCCCGCGCCTGCGAGGCTTCAATGA
- the ffh gene encoding signal recognition particle protein codes for MFESLSDRLSGVFDRLTKQGALSEDDVKTALREVRVALLEADVSLPVARSFVKSVQDKATGQAVTKSVTPGQQVVKIVHDELVNVLTGEGEPGHLKVDSPPAPILMVGLQGGGKTTTTAKLAKRLKEVNGKRVLMASLDVNRPAAMEQLAILGRQIDVDTLPIVPGQRPVDIAKRAKQQAAMGGYDVYMLDTAGRLSIDEELMAEVEAVRDIATPRETLLVVDGLTGQDAVHTAENFDERIGISGVILTRMDGDGRGGAALSMRAVTGKPIKYVGLGEKLDAIEEFHPERIAGRILGMGDIVSLVEKAQQTLEAEQAERMMKRFQKGQFNMNDLKMQLEQMLKMGGMEGIMGMMPGMAKMSKQIEDAGFDDSILRRQIALINSMTKKERANPQILQASRKKRIAKGAGMDVPELNRLLKMHRQMADMMKKLGKKGGRNLMKQAMGAMFGKGGMPADMGAMGAGMDPKALEAAAKQMGGMPGGMPGLGGMDLPPGLAGFGKKK; via the coding sequence ATGTTCGAAAGTCTTTCCGACCGCCTGTCCGGCGTATTCGACCGGCTGACCAAGCAGGGCGCGCTTTCCGAGGACGACGTCAAGACCGCCCTGCGCGAGGTACGCGTCGCACTCTTGGAGGCCGACGTGTCGCTGCCGGTGGCGCGCAGCTTCGTCAAATCGGTGCAGGACAAGGCGACGGGTCAGGCGGTCACGAAATCGGTCACGCCGGGCCAGCAGGTCGTCAAGATCGTCCATGACGAACTGGTCAATGTGCTGACCGGCGAAGGCGAACCGGGGCATCTGAAGGTCGACAGCCCCCCCGCGCCGATCCTGATGGTCGGCCTGCAGGGCGGCGGCAAGACGACGACCACTGCAAAGCTTGCCAAGCGGCTGAAAGAGGTCAACGGCAAGCGGGTGCTGATGGCCTCGCTCGACGTCAACCGCCCCGCGGCCATGGAACAGCTTGCCATTCTCGGCCGCCAGATCGACGTGGACACCCTGCCCATCGTGCCGGGGCAGAGGCCCGTCGACATCGCCAAGCGCGCCAAGCAACAGGCCGCGATGGGCGGCTATGACGTCTACATGCTGGATACCGCCGGCCGGCTTTCCATCGACGAAGAGTTGATGGCCGAGGTCGAGGCCGTGCGCGACATCGCCACCCCGCGCGAGACGCTTCTGGTCGTCGATGGCCTGACCGGGCAGGACGCCGTGCACACGGCCGAGAATTTCGACGAACGGATCGGGATCTCCGGCGTCATCCTGACCCGGATGGACGGCGACGGGCGCGGCGGTGCGGCGCTGTCGATGCGCGCGGTGACCGGCAAGCCGATCAAATATGTCGGTCTTGGCGAGAAACTCGACGCGATCGAGGAATTCCACCCCGAACGGATCGCCGGCCGCATCCTCGGCATGGGCGACATCGTCAGCCTTGTCGAGAAGGCGCAGCAGACGCTGGAGGCCGAACAGGCCGAGCGGATGATGAAGCGCTTCCAGAAGGGTCAGTTCAACATGAACGACCTGAAGATGCAGCTTGAACAGATGCTCAAGATGGGCGGCATGGAAGGCATCATGGGGATGATGCCGGGCATGGCGAAAATGTCCAAGCAGATCGAGGACGCGGGCTTTGACGACTCGATCCTGCGCCGCCAGATCGCGCTGATCAACTCCATGACGAAAAAGGAACGCGCCAACCCGCAGATCCTGCAGGCCAGCCGCAAGAAGCGGATCGCCAAGGGCGCCGGGATGGACGTGCCCGAACTGAACCGCCTGCTGAAGATGCACCGGCAGATGGCCGACATGATGAAGAAGCTCGGCAAGAAGGGCGGCCGCAACCTGATGAAACAGGCGATGGGCGCCATGTTCGGAAAGGGCGGCATGCCCGCCGATATGGGCGCGATGGGCGCTGGCATGGACCCCAAGGCGCTGGAGGCCGCGGCCAAGCAGATGGGCGGGATGCCCGGTGGCATGCCGGGCCTTGGCGGCATGGACCTGCCCCCGGGCCTTGCGGGTTTCGGCAAGAAGAAGTGA
- a CDS encoding FMN-dependent NADH-azoreductase, whose protein sequence is MTKTLLHIDSSARRTGSISRDLSQRIVAQVSDGTTHVVHRDLADGLPLLSEAWIGANFTPDTDRTDDHRAELALSDTLIAELTAADTVVIGMPIYNFGVPSSLKAWIDHVSRAGVTFRYTEAGPEGLLDDKRVIVAVTTGGTPVGSEIDFATGYLRHILGFLGIKDVTFVSADRLSMDAEASLAQAHRAVEALDSAA, encoded by the coding sequence ATGACCAAGACACTCTTGCATATCGACAGTTCCGCGCGCCGCACCGGCTCGATCTCCCGCGACCTCAGCCAACGGATCGTGGCACAGGTGTCGGACGGAACGACCCACGTTGTCCACCGTGACCTTGCCGACGGTCTGCCGCTGCTGAGCGAGGCGTGGATCGGCGCCAATTTCACGCCCGACACGGACCGGACCGACGACCACCGCGCCGAACTTGCCCTGTCTGACACGTTGATCGCCGAACTGACGGCCGCGGACACCGTGGTCATCGGCATGCCGATCTACAATTTCGGTGTCCCGTCCAGCCTGAAGGCGTGGATCGATCATGTCTCCAGGGCCGGGGTGACCTTCCGCTATACCGAGGCCGGGCCGGAAGGTCTGCTGGACGACAAGCGGGTGATCGTGGCCGTGACGACGGGCGGCACGCCGGTCGGGTCGGAGATCGACTTTGCCACCGGATATCTGCGTCACATCCTTGGGTTTCTGGGGATCAAGGACGTGACCTTCGTCAGCGCCGACCGGCTCAGCATGGATGCAGAGGCATCGCTGGCCCAGGCACATCGCGCCGTTGAGGCGCTCGACAGCGCCGCCTGA
- a CDS encoding LysR family transcriptional regulator produces the protein MDTWDEIRTAYHVARLGTVSGAADALGVHHATVIRHVDALEDRLGVKLFQRHARGYTPTEAGEELLQVATVTAEQFNQLAGRLKGHGAAMTGDLAVTTVDAIAPLLIPTLARFQGDHPDLTVRLLADQRLYRLEYGEAHVAVRVGSQPDEPDNIVQKLYVQQSALYAHKSYVAAHGALAEDMSAHRFVGPADEAHRAPFNRWMRANVPAERITFRAGDARAIGDAVLAGAGIGFFPVWQARTLPDLVEMRPPQPDWEVSLWLVTHVDLHRTAKVQGLTAFFKEAARTWP, from the coding sequence ATCGACACCTGGGATGAGATCCGCACCGCCTATCATGTGGCGCGGCTGGGCACGGTCAGTGGCGCGGCCGACGCGTTGGGCGTGCACCACGCGACCGTGATCCGCCATGTCGATGCGCTGGAGGACCGCCTGGGCGTGAAGCTGTTTCAGCGCCATGCCCGCGGTTACACGCCGACCGAGGCGGGGGAGGAGTTGTTGCAGGTCGCCACCGTCACGGCAGAGCAGTTCAACCAGTTGGCCGGACGGCTGAAGGGGCACGGTGCGGCGATGACCGGCGATCTGGCGGTGACAACCGTCGATGCCATCGCGCCGCTTCTGATCCCCACGCTGGCCCGGTTTCAGGGGGACCATCCCGATCTTACCGTGCGCCTTCTGGCGGATCAGCGGCTTTACCGGTTGGAGTATGGAGAGGCGCATGTCGCCGTGCGGGTGGGGTCGCAGCCCGATGAGCCCGACAACATCGTTCAAAAGCTCTACGTCCAGCAAAGCGCGCTTTATGCGCACAAGTCCTATGTCGCGGCCCATGGGGCATTGGCAGAGGATATGTCCGCCCACCGCTTCGTGGGCCCCGCGGACGAGGCTCATCGCGCGCCCTTCAATCGCTGGATGCGGGCCAATGTGCCGGCGGAACGCATTACGTTCCGCGCGGGCGACGCCCGTGCCATCGGCGATGCGGTGCTGGCCGGCGCGGGGATCGGGTTCTTCCCGGTCTGGCAGGCGCGCACTTTGCCCGACCTTGTCGAGATGCGTCCGCCGCAGCCCGACTGGGAGGTGTCCTTGTGGCTTGTCACCCATGTCGATCTGCACCGCACCGCCAAGGTGCAGGGGCTGACCGCCTTCTTCAAGGAGGCCGCCCGAACATGGCCCTGA
- a CDS encoding DMT family transporter, whose amino-acid sequence MALSGGAARGHLAMLSFSALVAGSFSFGSLIAGDIDPVALNAARFALAGIIIGAAAALGPGLRAHQFRAPWRFLLLGGLFAIYFVLMFEGLKTAPPVSTAAVFTLTPVMSAAFGWLLLRQAMTPRIGLALAIGAGGALWVIFRADLNALLAFDIGRGEAVFFVGCAAHAAYTPLVRKLNRGEPALVFTFGMMLAALLILSLYGLPAIRATDWAGLSPLVWLVLIYLALFASSMTFVLLQYAALRLPSAKVMAYTYLTPTFVIGWEIVLGHGAPRLLVLGGIALTVLALVLLLEEDG is encoded by the coding sequence ATGGCCCTGAGCGGCGGCGCGGCCCGGGGCCATCTGGCGATGCTGTCGTTTTCCGCGCTGGTTGCTGGCTCGTTTAGCTTCGGCAGCCTGATTGCGGGCGATATCGACCCCGTGGCGCTGAACGCCGCGCGTTTCGCGCTGGCCGGTATCATCATCGGGGCCGCGGCGGCGCTGGGCCCGGGACTGAGGGCGCACCAGTTCCGCGCGCCGTGGCGCTTTCTGCTGCTGGGCGGGCTGTTCGCCATCTACTTTGTGCTGATGTTCGAGGGGCTGAAAACCGCGCCGCCGGTGTCTACGGCTGCGGTCTTTACCCTGACCCCGGTGATGTCGGCGGCCTTCGGCTGGCTGTTGCTGCGGCAGGCGATGACGCCGCGTATCGGGCTGGCCCTTGCCATCGGTGCGGGCGGGGCGCTGTGGGTTATTTTCCGGGCCGATCTGAATGCGCTGCTGGCCTTCGATATCGGGCGGGGGGAGGCGGTCTTTTTCGTCGGCTGCGCAGCCCATGCCGCCTATACGCCCCTGGTGCGCAAGCTCAACCGGGGGGAGCCTGCACTGGTCTTCACCTTCGGGATGATGCTGGCCGCACTTCTGATCCTTTCTCTCTACGGCCTGCCGGCGATCCGGGCCACCGACTGGGCGGGGCTGTCCCCCCTGGTCTGGCTGGTGCTGATCTATCTGGCCCTGTTCGCCAGTTCGATGACCTTCGTGCTGCTGCAATATGCGGCGCTGCGCCTGCCCTCGGCCAAGGTCATGGCCTATACCTATCTCACGCCCACATTCGTGATCGGGTGGGAAATCGTGCTTGGCCACGGCGCACCGCGACTGCTGGTGCTGGGGGGCATTGCCCTGACAGTGCTGGCGCTGGTGCTGCTGCTGGAGGAGGACGGTTAG